The DNA window CCTGCTCTTCGACCCTCGCAACGCCGACGCCCCCCAGGAGATGTACGCCCAGCTGCGCTCGGAGGCACCGGTCACCCGCGTGACGGGCTACGACGGAATCCCGACCGTCTACGTGTCCCGCTACGAGGAGGTGATCTGGGCCCTGCGCCACCCCGAGGTGTTCTCGTCGGCGCCCGAGGCGGTCTCGATCGGCCAGGAGTACCCGCTGATCCCGTTGCAGGTCGACCCGCCGGACCACGCGAAGTACCGGCGCTTCCTCGACCCTGAGTTCTCCCCGAAGCGCATCGGGGAGCTCGACGCCGACGCGCGAGCGCTCGTGAACTCGATCATCGACCGATTCATCGATCGCGGGGGGTGCGACTTCCACGAGGAGTTCGCGACGCCGCTGCCGTCGGCCATCTTTCTCCGGCTCATGGGGTTGCCGCAGTCGGACCTCCCGACGTTCCTGCAGTGGCGCGATGACACCATCCGGCCGAAGGTGGCTCCGAACGATCTCGAAGGTGCACAGGCGATTCGCGAGCGCGCCGGCCACGACATCACGGCCTACTTCGACGCCGCCCTCGACGAGCAGCAGCGCGCACCTGGCGACGGGCTCCTGGCCCGCATCGCGAGCGCCGAGGTCGACGGCGCGCCGCTGCCCCGGGCGGAACAGCTCGGGATCTGTCACCTCATGCTGCTCGGCGGGCTGGACACCGTGACCGCGAGCCTGGACTGCGAGATCGTCTACCTGGCCCGCAACCCGGAGCACCGTCGCCGGCTCGTCGACCAGCCGTCGCTCACCGCCGGCGCGGTCGAGGAGCTGCTCCGCTGGGAGACCCCGGTGATGATGGTGGTCCGGGTCATCAAGCAGGATCACGAGCTCGCCGGCGTTGAGATGCACGCCGGTGACCACGCCGTGATCATGATCGGCGCCGCCAACCTCGACGACGAGTTCCCGGAGGCCTCGCGGGTCGACTTCGCCCGAGAGGCGAACCGTCACCTGGCGTTCGGGGCCGGCCCGCACCGCTGCCTCGGATCGCACCTGGCCCGCCTGGAGCAGCGGGTCGCGCTGGAGGAGTGGCACCGCCGCATCCCCGACTACCGGATCGCCGACGGGATCGAGATCCGCTGCTCGCCCGGGATCCGCCAGGCCGAGATCCTGCCGCTGGTCTGGAGCTGACCGGCCGCCTCAGCCGAGGAGCGCCGGCGCCAGGTCGCGCCAGGCCTGGCGGGGCCCGACCCGTGGGTCCGGCGCCGCCACGTGGACGCACACGTGGTCGGCACCGGCGTCGAGGTGGTCCCGGACCCGACGCGTGATGGCGGCCTCGTCGCCCCACGCCACGACGCCGTCGACGAGCCGGTCGCTGCCGATCCCGCCGACGTCCTCGGCCGTGAACCCGAGCCGTCGCAGGTTG is part of the Acidimicrobiia bacterium genome and encodes:
- a CDS encoding cytochrome P450, whose product is LLFDPRNADAPQEMYAQLRSEAPVTRVTGYDGIPTVYVSRYEEVIWALRHPEVFSSAPEAVSIGQEYPLIPLQVDPPDHAKYRRFLDPEFSPKRIGELDADARALVNSIIDRFIDRGGCDFHEEFATPLPSAIFLRLMGLPQSDLPTFLQWRDDTIRPKVAPNDLEGAQAIRERAGHDITAYFDAALDEQQRAPGDGLLARIASAEVDGAPLPRAEQLGICHLMLLGGLDTVTASLDCEIVYLARNPEHRRRLVDQPSLTAGAVEELLRWETPVMMVVRVIKQDHELAGVEMHAGDHAVIMIGAANLDDEFPEASRVDFAREANRHLAFGAGPHRCLGSHLARLEQRVALEEWHRRIPDYRIADGIEIRCSPGIRQAEILPLVWS
- a CDS encoding LLM class F420-dependent oxidoreductase — translated: AALGPRMLGLARDRSAGAHPYLVTPAHTAEARSVLGPAAVLAPEQPVVLERDAGSARAVARQHLAIYLQLPNYVRNLRRLGFTAEDVGGIGSDRLVDGVVAWGDEAAITRRVRDHLDAGADHVCVHVAAPDPRVGPRQAWRDLAPALLG